From the genome of Biomphalaria glabrata chromosome 1, xgBioGlab47.1, whole genome shotgun sequence, one region includes:
- the LOC106061604 gene encoding uncharacterized protein LOC106061604 gives MDSILFCAQESGPDEDHHTITSSKFSKVLDADCEIYHWQSEILFVQRNSNIIDTFLNDVTKLVTLDGTYGLIWDENLQPSDGKYEPGLHYCGTRESDRKSVHGTVSFFRDGMTGVKFAIKTLEMDTYFHPEEIKVTLMNRHINICCVYGIIIRNHHIQILLEHAGLPLTEERAWIAESPQRLLTLARQSFQALEVLHQSGYVHCDLKPDNIMIFKNGKDFTVKLIDFGSCQRQGTALPHHAHTTIWYWSPEIWQALNHKKQVVCSCAMDVYALSLTLYFVQTSYHLMQLLKEDDIKDLMTQKPEHILLIALPESIPLELRAVMRQSLDGCPGTRLSAEKAVRQLTEDNAFPSENYKEKFERLYALLKNKTSISAKTVFGENSFQLSPEQSSGLQYFVGGCKSMEKPEATTSQRSKKYVFHSSTKINKNLSRNKKVARQQPLKVKTFKKNSEKCSSLVKAGHPQNETQESIQVLEINTDEKAYSCSILLKNLALQVRPSENKVTDVSDCVLGQADSFGDMKVLSLKSSTPDGRFPQIKKTAHTANKMVEGVMEATRNYNRVETIQSNCQQPLKVPTDQGTVIHSQKVVATVGSPTRILLNGFDANADSQSSAVTHSNVSHGIPMATDLMLHRSGDNTQQNPFGNVTSKTNSDDDVAFVIEAFGPGAFTGSEDDIVNNWVKMIEQDEQSDPIGYESVMDVNLNRSRGEHVNRELELMDTDQAESALSNQTVSMSDGIIMKAGRKRMSHSVEDAEIPKKSICPDHEKKLPHFDQILS, from the exons AACCTGCAGCCTTCAGATGGTAAATATGAGCCTGGCTTGCATTATTGTGGAACCAGAGAATCTGACAGAAAAAGTGTGCATGGCACAGTGTCATTCTTTCGTGATGGAATGACTGGCGTTAAATTTGCAATAAAGACCTTAGAG ATGGACACGTACTTTCATCCTGAGGAAATTAAAGTCACTCTGATGAACAGGCACATCAACATTTGTTGTGTTTATGGTATTATTATAAGAAACCACCACATTCAGATTCTTTTGGAACATGCAG GTTTGCCATTGACTGAAGAGCGGGCATGGATAGCGGAGTCACCTCAGAGACTACTCACTTTGGCCAGACAGAGCTTTCAAGCCCTTGAAGTTTTACATCAGTCAGGATATGTGCATTGTGACCTGAAGC CTGACAATATAATGATTTTTAAGAATGGCAAGGATTTTACTGTCAAATTGATTGATTTTGGCAGCTGCCAGCGCCAAGGTACAGCCTTGCCCCATCATGCTCACACCACAATATGGTACTGGTCGCCTGAAATTTGGCAAGCTTTAAATCACAAA AAACAGGTGGTGTGTAGCTGTGCCATGGATGTCTAcgctctttctctcactctgtaTTTTGTTCAGACTTCCTATCATTTGATGCAGTTATTGAAGGAAGATGACATCAAAGACTTG ATGACACAAAAACCAGAGCACATATTATTGATTGCATTACCAGAGTCCATCCCATTGGAGTTAAGAGCTGTGATGCGACAAAGCCTTGATGGCTGCCCTGGAACTCGTCTTAGTGCAGAAAAAGCTGTACGACAACTGACAG aggaCAATGCTTTTCCGTCAGAGAATTATAAAGAGAAGTTTGAAAGGCTATATGCTttactgaaaaacaaaacaagtatttCTGCAAAAACTGTTTTTGGAGAGAACTCCTTTCAGCTTTCTCCAGAGCAGTCAAGTGGACTCCAATATTTTGTTGGTGGCTGCAAAAGTATGGAAAAACCAGAAGCAACTACATCACAAAGaagtaaaaaatatgtatttcacAGCAGCACCAAGATTAACAAAAATCTGTCTAGGAACAAAAAAGTTGCCAGACAGCAACCTTTAAAGGtgaaaacctttaaaaaaaatagtgagaAATGTTCCAGTCTAGTGAAAGCAGGTCATCCTCAAAATGAAACACAAGAATCTATTCAAGTTCTTGAAATAAATACGGATGAGAAAGCTTATTCCTGCTcaatacttttgaaaaatttGGCTTTACAAGTCAGGCCCAGTGAAAATAAAGTTACAGATGTCAGTGACTGTGTACTTGGTCAAGCAGATTCATTTGGGGATATGAAGGTATTGTCACTCAAATCAAGCACACCTGATGGTAGGTTTCCTCAAATAAAAAAGACTGCCCACACAGCGAACAAGATGGTTGAGGGAGTTATGGAAGCTACTCGGAACTATAATAGAGTTGAGACAATACAATCGAACTGTCAGCAACCTTTAAAGGTGCCAACTGATCAAGGAACTGTTATTCACAGTCAGAAAGTAGTAGCAACGGTTGGCAGTCCAACTAGAATATTATTGAATGGCTTTGATGCAAATGCTGACTCTCAATCATCAGCAGTCACTCATAGCAATGTTTCACATGGTATTCCAATGGCAACTGACTTGATGTTACATCGTTCTGGAGATAACACCCAGCAAAACCCTTTTGGAAATGTCACCAGCAAAACAAATTCTGACGATGACGTTGCCTTTGTCATTGAAGCCTTTGGTCCAGGGGCTTTTACAGGTAGTGAAGATGATATTGTTAACAACTGGGTCAAGATGATAGAGCAGGATGAGCAAAGTGACCCTATTGGATATGAATCTGTCATGGATGTCAACTTAAATAGGAGCAGGGGAGAACATGTGAACAGAGAGCTGGAGCTGATGGACACTGACCAAGCTGAAAGTGCTTTGAGCAACCAAACAGTGTCCATGTCTGATGGCATCATCATGAAAGCTGGAAGGAAGAGAATGTCTCACTCAGTAGAAGATGCTGAAATACCAAAGAAATCCATTTGCCCAGACCATGAGAAGAAGTTGCCACACTTTGACCAAATTTTGTCCTAG